In one window of Henckelia pumila isolate YLH828 chromosome 1, ASM3356847v2, whole genome shotgun sequence DNA:
- the LOC140874379 gene encoding uncharacterized protein: MKPLPVRFEVNGNEYNMWYYLADGIYPSLASFVKTIPRPLSQKHRTFARYQEGVRKDVERAFGVLQARWHIVRCPSRMWDPIDLYYIMKTCIILHNMIVEDEREDMLKDRDFSARDNEYVLPDIVTSRDPTIEFKVFLERRVDIQNRYLHNKLQKDLIEHIWSFHGDE; this comes from the coding sequence ATGAAGCCCCTTCCAGTGCGGTTTGAGGTGAATGGGAACGAGTACAACATGTGGTATTATCTTGCCGACGGTATTTATCCATCTTTGGCTTCCTTTGTCAAGACCATCCCTCGGCCTCTCTCACAAAAACATAGGACATTCGCAAGATATCAAGAAGGCGTTAGAAAAGATGTTGAACGAGCATTTGGTGTACTCCAAGCGCGTTGGCACATTGTGAGATGTCCATCCCGCATGTGGGATccaattgatttatattatataatgaaAACTTGCATAATTCTTCATAATATGATTGTGGAGGACGAAAGAGAAGATATGCTCAAAGATCGTGATTTTTCTGCTCGTGATAATGAATACGTGCTACCGGATATTGTTACTTCGAGAGATCCTACCATAGAGTTTAAAGTCTTTTTGGAGCGACGTGTCGACATTCAAAACAGATATTTGCATAATAAGCTTCAGAAGGATTTGATCGAACACATCTGGAGTTTTCATGGAGATGAATAA